The sequence below is a genomic window from Lepus europaeus isolate LE1 chromosome 20, mLepTim1.pri, whole genome shotgun sequence.
GCATCAAAGCCCAGACATTTTCTGTAAACAACCAGGTTACAAGTATTTTAGGAGACAGCCGCTGTTACAGCACCCACACCTGCATCAACACCCACAGACAACACTGAAGGAATGGCCATGGTGGTGCtgcaataaagctttatttacacaAATCTCCAGCTTGGTAAGGCCCAGTAGACTGCAAGGTTAGGTGCTGATCTACATACATCACACATCCCCATTGTTAGGCAACTACTCTTTGTGAAGCAATGCCTTGATACTAGGTATGGTGGGTTTCTGTCAAGTTCTTCACAATGTTGAAAAGACTGAAAGAACCTATGCTAGTACTTTTGGTTGGGAAAGGATAAAGCACACTgtactgacattttaaaattcacctAAGTTCCTTTGCTGGGAAAAAAAGTGAGTGAGCAGGAATAGACATCTTagagtaagaatttttaaataatattcacCATGCTTAACAATTACATTCATCAATAAAATAGATGCATTGGCTACATATTATATGTAAATTCATTGATGGAAAAAGCCCTTAGTAGTTATTTAATTTAGTAGTTATTTCCCATTCTATCCTGCTCACAGTAATTTCCTGACAATTCTTAAAGGAATGAAAGAGTGATAGATGAATAAGAAAAGACTAATAAAATAGAGAACATACAAAATCAGAATAAAGTAGTGTTGCAATGTATATGCACAAATAGAACTTcttatgcatatgtatatgttaATATGCACTTCAGGCATAATAGTAGAAATGCACTATGGGTGCTTGAAAAGCAAGAGATTTTTTAGTTAtgtgtgaaggacccttatgggggagagggacaagaaactaggcctgggcagatatcaggggcttcttaagaggttagatgttccccagagtccagcgggcaggacgttctctgggaaggaaaagtcaatccccttcagagaacctctaggcatgcccagagcagagctgccactctcctcagcacgttcccctcagcactctcctcagcacgttccctcagcactctcctcagcacgttccctcagcactctcctcagcactctcctcagcactctccctcagcactctccaatatgctaattgtccctccgaaccagccaatcccgtgttgccactgcatcccatatgctaatggtctctctgaactgaccaatcctatgcatgcgcattaggaatatgctaattcgttgcctatataacctgtgtgaaactgccgctcagggctcctcaccgcctgaggtgggggcccgtttgcgcaaacgttcaataaaaacctcgtgctttttgcatcaactggtctggagtctggatctttgggcgtcctcccgagcaagtgggcatctctgcaactgagaggtcctacatttggcgcccaacgtggggctcgaggtcgccctcagacccattctctgcaggaccagttggaggtataattaagtgttttctgtctgttgttttttgtcttgagtattctgactggattctgactgaagtattctgactggccagtatctgacctgactctgtgggaccagtgggggaggcaggcgtgcccagcaacccctggcccgttccccggaggacgctccgggatgagaggggaaaccctcggtctgttcccccggaagacgcaccggggtggtctggaggtgggtcggagaccaagtctccctccttcccggggagggctggtcaggcagccgctcccaaaaatagcgcaatagcgttcgatttgtcctagccatgtgttttgtcttgcttactgtatatgtctgtgcattggctgttctttttgtttgggctgaaatccttgtacgcatgggtcaacaaataaccacccctttaagtctcactctagatcactggaaggacgttcgagaacgcgcgcgccacctctcattggaggttaaaaggaaacaatgggcaaaattctgttcctcagagtggccggccttcgaggtcggctggccaaggaacggcacttttaacctcgatattattttacagattaaggaacgagtctttcagccaggatccgatggacaccctgatcaggtgccctacattaccacgtgggaggatctttcacgtaaccctcctccctggatagaacccttctccttcccgacggagcccatacgtaccccgataccccctcctcctatcccggttgtgccaacctcctccctataccctctgaaggagattcgagatccaaaacctgacaagccaccggttcttccggctgatcaggactttctgctctttgactctcccccaccctatcttcccagccagcctgctcccccgcaggaacccccacaacaaccagagcgggatgtgcaaccttctgcaccatcccctgattccacgagggcaggggaagaagtctcagcgccttccccgccctccagctgcctgcgcctccgtcgggggcaggcagggggctcgggaagcgtctggacttcgcaggcttttcctcttcgctcggtggctggccagatgcagtactggccattttctgcttccgatctttacaattggaaaacccataacccctctttctctcaggacccccaggctctgactgggctgatcgagtcaattttattgactcatcagcccacctgggatgattgtcagcagcttctgccgaccctcctcactactgaggaaaagcagcgcgactaccttgaggcacggaaaaacgtccctggagcagatggccgaccgaccctactgccaaacgaaatcgaggaggcgtttccctcaacccgtcctgattgggactacaccaccgttgctggtagggagcgacttcgtctttaccgccagattctccttgcgggtctcagaggggctggaaagcgccccaccaatttggccaaggtacgtgcagtagtacagggggctgaggaaacgccggcaggcttcctagaaagattaatggaagcctaccgtatgtacaccccgtttgaccccctggcagaggaccggcagggagatgtaatcatgtcctttataggacagtcagcgccggacatccgcaataaattgcagcggctagaggggcttcaggggtatactatacaagatttaatgaaggaggcagaaaagatttacaacaaaagggagacccgagaggagaaggaggaaaggatccgcaaggagcaggaggaaagggaagacaaaagagacaaaagacgtaatcgagagcttagtagaattttggccaccgtagtgcaggatacagaaaggagtagaccaggacagaatagggacttgggagacaaacaaaagcctcgggtggaaagagatcaatgtgcctattgtaaagaaagaggacactgggtcaaagactgcccgaagaaaacacagggaccaaagaagagaccagttccaatcctgtccctggaagaagacgactaggtgagtcagggccaggagcccccccctgagcccaggataacccttgaagtggggggcagaccggtaaccttcctgattgacacgggagcccagcactcggtactgacttcagaaaaagggcctttaagctccaagacttcctgggttcagggggcaactggagggaagttatatcgctggacaaccaatcgagaggtccagttaagtacaggacttgtgacacactcgttcttactagtgccagactgcccctaccccctcctgggcagggacctactctcgaaggtaggagcccaaattcacttccatgagaaaggagctaccatcacagactcaggagggcggcccctccaggtattaacactacgcttggaggacgaacaccgattattcgagaggccctcgtccaccatggctcccctggaccccaagtggctcacagattttcctcaggcctgggcagagactgcgggaatagggctggccgtcaaccggcctcccttgatcatagatctgaagcccacggccattcccgtgtcagttcgtcaatatccgatgggcaaggaagctaaggaaggtatccggccacatatccagagactgttacacctaggcattttaaaaccttgtcgttcaccttggaacacccccctactaccagtaaagaaacctggtacgggtgactaccgcccggtacaggacttgcgggaggttaataggagaacggaggatatgcatcccacagtgcccaacccctacaatctgctaagtaccttgcctccgacccacgtatggtacactgtgttagatctaaaagatgcattcttttgtttaagactgagccctcagagccaatccatctttgcttttgagtggaaagacccagagaccgggttttcaggacaactcacctggacaaggttgccccaaggatttaaaaactcgcctaccttgtttgacgaagctctgcacctagatttggccgacttccgagttaaccatccggacctggtcctcctgcaatatgtggacgacctcctccttgccgctgaaactgagcaggactgcctaaaaggtaccggggccctgctacagagactgggggaattgggctatcgagcctccgcgaaaaaggcccaaatatgtcagaaacaggtggcctacctaggctacctcctagaaggagggcaacggtggctgacagagagccgaaaaagggtggttgctctaattccaccccccaccgatgccagaaagatgcgggaattcctcgggagtgcgggattctgccgcctttggattcctgggtttgcggagctggcagccccattgtaccccctcacgaagtccaatgctccctttcaatggagagaagagcaacagcgggcgtttgacaacataaaaaaggccctattgtcagccccagccctgagcctccctgatatgaccaagcccttcacattatacgtggatgagaataagggagtggcgaagggagtgctaacacaaatgcttggaccctggaaaaagccggtggcatacttttcaaaaaagctagacaatgtagcggccggctggcctccgtgcctccgcatgatagcggccgtggcagttctggtgaaagactcggataaattgactctaggccaacctctcaccatagtggcacctcatgctgtggagacagttatccgccagccaccagatcggtggctctcaaatgctcggataactcattaccagactatgttattaaactcagagcgggtccggtttgggactgccacctctttaaacccggccaccctgctcccggaactggggccccaggcccaggtaatccataactgtcatcaaatcctggctgaggcccacggcacccgaaaagacctaaccgaccagcctctgccggatgccgaaatgacctggttcacggatgggagcagctttctacagaacggtgagcggagggctggggcagcggtggtggatggaaaaactgttatctggtcaagtgccttaaagcctggaacttctgctcaaaaagccgagctcatagccttaactcaagctttaaaactggcacaagacaaaaaggtcaacatttacacagacagtcggtatgctttcgccactgcccatctacatggggagatataccggctaaggggcctcttaacctcagcaggcaaggacattaaaaataagcaggaaatcctagatcttctacaggccctgttcctgcccaaaatgttgagtataattcattgccccgggcaccaacgaggagacgaccccgtagcaaggggaaacaggatggcagacgaggccgctagggcggcagccctgagccaacaggtgctcccgttaaagacaattgagcccacccaagtatcgagggaaccacctttcctctattcggaccaagacttagatacgatccagcggctcggtgcagagtatgatgaacaaataagggtttggaggctcggagagaaaatagtcctgccacaccaattggctaaagaaataattaccagcctccatcaatggactcatttgggacacaaaaagctaaaagcagccttacaggaagataggcagtcttattacatccccggacttgactctttagtccagcaggtgactgaatcctgtgttccgtgtgccaaggtaaatgccagacacctcaagctcccggagggagctagggtaagaggagaccgaccaggaatcaactgggaggtcgatttcactgagataaggccgggcagttatgggaataagtatcttctagtttttgtagacaccttctccggatggactgaggcattccccacaaaacgggaaaccgcccaggtggtcgtcaagaagatcatagaggagatcttcccccggttcggcttgcctaaggtaatcgggtccgacaatggcccagcgtttgtctcccaggtaagtcagttggtggccaaagcattaggcataaattggaaattgcactgtgcctatagaccccaaagttcaggacaggtagaaagaatgaacagaacaattaaagagaccttgaccaaattagcgttggagactggtgttaaagactgggtccaactcctccctatggtgttgttccgggtccgaaacacgccctctcattgcgggctgacaccatacgaaatcctttatggagggcccccaccagtagcaggcttgcttgaccttgccagtgactccgttgccgatgcccctaagttacaggcccggttgagagcactccagatcatccagaaccaggtctggaaacctcttgcagcagcctaccaacccgagacgacaaccatcccacatcctttccaaatcggagacgctgtgtatgtccgaaggcaccaatctaagactctagagccccggtggaaaggccccttcactgtgctgttgacaacgcccaccgctctcaaggtcgacggaatcgctgcttgggtccacgcctcacacgtgaagcgagcaccacctccccagggccccgaggatccggatagaccagccaaatggaagctccagcgcactcagaacccactcaagctaagactttcaaaaactgtttaatatttgtgatgttcctggcctttccccattgtttttccaatccccatgctccacaattgttaacgtggaacccaacccagtccagcaagaacagagttccctccctccagtgaggcaggctctccccaggccggtccaatagattttaggattaaaatctttgcaaaaagaaaaggagggaatgaaggacccttatgggggagagggacaagaaactaggcctgggcagatatcaggggcttcttaagaggttagatgttccccagagtccagcgggcaggacgttctctgggaaggaaaagtcaatccccttcagagaacctctaggcatgcccagagcagagctgccactctcctcagcacgttcccctcagcactctcctcagcacgttccctcagcactctcctcagcacgttccctcagcactctcctcagcactctcctcagcactctccctcagcactctccaatatgctaattgtccctccgaaccagccaatcccgtgttgccactgcatcccatatgctaatggtctctctgaactgaccaatcctatgcatgcgcattaggaatatgctaattcgttgcctatataacctgtgtgaaactgccgctcagggctcctcaccgcctgaggtgggggcccgtttgcgcaaacgttcaataaaaacctcgtgctttttgcatcaactggtctggagtctggatctttgggcgtcctcccgagcaagtgggc
It includes:
- the LOC133749360 gene encoding LOW QUALITY PROTEIN: uncharacterized protein LOC133749360 (The sequence of the model RefSeq protein was modified relative to this genomic sequence to represent the inferred CDS: substituted 1 base at 1 genomic stop codon), with product MCFVLLTVYVCALAVLFVWAEILVRMGQQITTPLSLTLDHWKDVRERARHLSLEVKRKQWAKFCSSEWPAFEVGWPRNGTFNLDIILQIKERVFQPGSDGHPDQVPYITTWEDLSRNPPPWIEPFSFPTEPIRTPIPPPPIPVVPTSSLYPLKEIRDPKPDKPPVLPADQDFLLFDSPPPYLPSQPAPPQEPPQQPERDVQPSAPSPDSTRAGEEVSAFPLRSVAGQMQYWPFSASDLYNWKTHNPSFSQDPQALTGLIESILLTHQPTWDDCQQLLPTLLTTEEKQRDYLEARKNVPGADGRPTLLPNEIEEAFPSTRPDWDYTTVAGRERLRLYRQILLAGLRGAGKRPTNLAKVRAVVQGAEETPAGFLERLMEAYRMYTPFDPLAEDRQGDVIMSFIGQSAPDIRNKLQRLEGLQGYTIQDLMKEAEKIYNKRETREEKEERIRKEQEEREDKRDKRRNRELSRILATVVQDTERSRPGQNRDLGDKQKPRVERDQCAYCKERGHWVKDCPKKTQGPKKRPVPILSLEEDDXVSQGQEPPPEPRITLEVGGRPVTFLIDTGAQHSVLTSEKGPLSSKTSWVQGATGGKLYRWTTNREVQLSTGLVTHSFLLVPDCPYPLLGRDLLSKVGAQIHFHEKGATITDSGGRPLQVLTLRLEDEHRLFERPSSTMAPLDPKWLTDFPQAWAETAGIGLAVNRPPLIIDLKPTAIPVSVRQYPMGKEAKEGIRPHIQRLLHLGILKPCRSPWNTPLLPVKKPGTGDYRPVQDLREVNRRTEDMHPTVPNPYNLLSTLPPTHVWYTVLDLKDAFFCLRLSPQSQSIFAFEWKDPETGFSGQLTWTRLPQGFKNSPTLFDEALHLDLADFRVNHPDLVLLQYVDDLLLAAETEQDCLKGTGALLQRLGELGYRASAKKAQICQKQVAYLGYLLEGGQRWLTESRKRVVALIPPPTDARKMREFLGSAGFCRLWIPGFAELAAPLYPLTKSNAPFQWREEQQRAFDNIKKALLSAPALSLPDMTKPFTLYVDENKGVAKGVLTQMLGPWKKPVAYFSKKLDNVAAGWPPCLRMIAAVAVLVKDSDKLTLGQPLTIVAPHAVETVIRQPPDRWLSNARITHYQTMLLNSERVRFGTATSLNPATLLPELGPQAQVIHNCHQILAEAHGTRKDLTDQPLPDAEMTWFTDGSSFLQNGERRAGAAVVDGKTVIWSSALKPGTSAQKAELIALTQALKLAQDKKVNIYTDSRYAFATAHLHGEIYRLRGLLTSAGKDIKNKQEILDLLQALFLPKMLSIIHCPGHQRGDDPVARGNRMADEAARAAALSQQVLPLKTIEPTQVSREPPFLYSDQDLDTIQRLGAEYDEQIRVWRLGEKIVLPHQLAKEIITSLHQWTHLGHKKLKAALQEDRQSYYIPGLDSLVQQVTESCVPCAKVNARHLKLPEGARVRGDRPGINWEVDFTEIRPGSYGNKYLLVFVDTFSGWTEAFPTKRETAQVVVKKIIEEIFPRFGLPKVIGSDNGPAFVSQVSQLVAKALGINWKLHCAYRPQSSGQVERMNRTIKETLTKLALETGVKDWVQLLPMVLFRVRNTPSHCGLTPYEILYGGPPPVAGLLDLASDSVADAPKLQARLRALQIIQNQVWKPLAAAYQPETTTIPHPFQIGDAVYVRRHQSKTLEPRWKGPFTVLLTTPTALKVDGIAAWVHASHVKRAPPPQGPEDPDRPAKWKLQRTQNPLKLARPKRRSPTALLGLRPHLPSGPSYLPPLGLGGDCGAEGSAAGPPGPVGRSLGFSEARLPLWARRWPAPPARHGGLAPASTAAGARPQPALGRLLGPAELPVLPQPAGRGRPQ